The nucleotide window CGAAGCTTTCGCGCGCGATCCACAGACCGTGTGGGAATGGTATTCCTGGCGGAGGGGGCTCATCGCGGACTGTGCCCCGAACCGCGGCCACTTGGCACTCGCCCGCTTGGCGCTCGGGGACACGCCCACGACGATCGTGACTCAGAACGTGGACGGCCTACACACGAGGGCCGCTCACGAGGCGGCTGGCAGCGCCGACCCCTCCCCTGCACTCCCCGTCGAGGTCCACGGCGCGATCGATCGCGACAAGTGCTCGGCGTGCGGTGCACGCACGCCGGGCACGACCTCGGTCGACACCGGCAGCCACGATTCGCTCCCGCGCTGCGCGGCGTGTGACGGCATGCTCCGCCCGGACGTCGTATGGTTCGGAGAGGCTCTGGAACCCGAGATCCTGTCGCGCGCGTTCCAGGTGGCCCAGGACGCGGATCTGTGCCTGGTGGTCGGAACGAGCGCGCTGGTCCAACCGGCGGCGTCGG belongs to Gemmatimonadota bacterium and includes:
- a CDS encoding NAD-dependent deacylase, with the translated sequence MTEEMARARRLVGEAGRIVVLTGAGISAESGVPTFRGAGGLWKSHRSEELATPEAFARDPQTVWEWYSWRRGLIADCAPNRGHLALARLALGDTPTTIVTQNVDGLHTRAAHEAAGSADPSPALPVEVHGAIDRDKCSACGARTPGTTSVDTGSHDSLPRCAACDGMLRPDVVWFGEALEPEILSRAFQVAQDADLCLVVGTSALVQPAASVPLATLQEGGLLIVVDLERTPLSREAEVSLLGPAGELLPELLDVEPPT